Part of the Rubrobacter calidifluminis genome is shown below.
CGCCGTCGCCGTGGTCCGCTCCGTGGTGGGGGCGACGCGGGTGGAGCTGGTCGACGCCCGCACCGTGGAGGCGGTCAACGTCTACAAGGGGACCTCCTACGAGGTCGCACCGACGCTCTTTCTGGAGTTTGCGGGCAGCGTCGAGGGGGCTGAGGCCGACGCCCGGCGTGCGGAGGAGATCTGCCGCCGGGCGGGATGTCTGGCCTTCGAGGCCGAGCGTGACGAGGCGGCGCGCGGGCGGCTGTGGGAGGCGCGGCACGAGGCGGCGCTCGCGGTGGCGGAGCTCTATCCCGGCAGGCTCCCGATGACCACGGATGTGTGCGTACCCATCTCCGAGCTTGCTGGTGCTCTGCGCCACGCCCGACAGGCCATCGCCTCACGGGGGATGGACGGCGTGATCCTGGGGCACGTCGGCGACGGGAACTACCACGCCATCTTCCCCGTCGACCCCTCCGATCCGGAGGAGAAGGAGCGGGCCCGCCGGGTCGTCGGGGAGATCGTGGATTACGCCCTCGAGCGCGGCGGCACCTGCACCGGCGAGCACGGCGTCGGGTACGGCAAGATCGACCACCTGCGACGCGAGCACCCCGACACCGTGCCGCTCATGGCGCAGATCAAACGCCTGCTCGACCCCGCGGGAATCCTCAACCCCGGGAAAGTCGTCCCGCCGGCGGGGTAGAATAGAAGCATGGAACGCACGATAAGGGTGGTGGTGGCGAAAGTCGGCCTCGACGGGCACGACCGGGGCGCCAAGATCATAGCCCGCGCCCTGCGCGACGCCGGGATGGAGGTCATCTACACGGGATTGCACCAGACCCCCGAGCAGGTGGTCGAGACCGCCATACAGGAGGACGTGGACGCGATAGGAATCTCGATCCTCTCCGGGGCGCATATGACGCTCGTCCCGCGGGTGGTGGAGCTCCTGCGCGAGCAGGGCGCCGACGACATCCTGGTCTTCTGCGGCGGCACCATACCCAAAGACGACATCCCCAGGCTCAAGGAGCTCGGGGTGGGCGAGGTCTTCACCCCCGGCACCCCGACGTCGAAGGCCGTGGAGTACGTCCGGCGAGCCGTCCCGGCGCGGGACTAGGGTTTTCCTGCAGGCAAGATACCCGGAGGAGGGAAGCTTTTGGACTACGTCAGGGTGGAGGAGGAGGGTGGTATCGCCGTTCTTACCGTGGACCGGCAGGACAAACTCAACGCCCTCAACCCGCAGGTCGTGGAGGAGATAGGGCAGGCGCTGCTCGACCTCGGGAACAAGGAGGTGCGGGCGATAATCGTGACGGGGGCGGGGGAGAGGGCTTTCGTCGCCGGGGCGGACATCGCCGCGATGAGCGAGATGGACCCGATCGAGGCGAAGCATTTCGCGGAGACGAGCAACGCCGCGATGGCGCTTTTGGACCGCAGCCCGATCCCGACGATCGCCGCCGTGAACGGATTTGCGCTCGGCGGCGGGTGCGAGATAGCGCTCGCCTGCGACATCCGCGTCGCCTCGGAGAACGCCGTCTTCGGCTTCCCGGAGGTCTCTTTGGGCATCATCCCCGGCATGGGCGGCACCCAGCGCCTGCCGCGCCTCATCGGACCCGGCCTGGCCAAGGAGCTCATCCTCACCGGACGACGCATAAGCGCCGCCGGGGCGAAGAAGATCGGGCTCGTGAACAGGGTCGTGCCGCAGGGAGAGGCACTGGATGCTGCCCGCTCCATCGCCTCCGAGATCGCCGGCAACGGCCCGCTCGCCGTCCGGCACGCGAAGGCCGCGGCGAACAAGGCGCAGGAGGTGGACCTCATAAGCGGGCTCGACTACGAGTCCGACCAGTTCGCGCTCCTCTTCTCCACCCGGGACGCGAAGGAGGGGATGAAGGCCTTCGTCGAGAAGCGCGAGGCCTCCTTCGAGGGCCGGTGATAAAGGAGGTCATCCTCCGGGCCCGCTACTCGGAGACCGACGCCCAGGGAATAGTCAACAACGCCTCCTACCTCTCGTACTTCGAGGTCGGCCGGGTGGAGTGGCTGCGCTCCGCAGGTGTTTCCTACCGGGAGATAGAACGCTCCGGGTACGGCTTCGTCGTGGTCGAGGCGCACGTAAACTACAGGAGGCCCGCCTTCTTCGACGACGAGCTTACGCTGCGCACCGGTCTCTCGGAGGTCGGCAGGGCTTCGATGCGCTTCGACTACACCCTGCTGCGCGACGGTGAGACGCTCGTCACCGGCTACACCCGCCATGGGTGTATAGACCTCACCACCGGCCGGCCGGTGCGGGTGCCGAAGGAGATCGCCCGGCTCGCAGCGCTCCGGGAGGATGGCGCAGGGGCCCGCCGGCGAAGGGAAAGGTCCGGTGGTTCGAAAGGGTGACGGGCGTCGGAGCCAGTCCGATGGTCCACACGGCCGCGAGGGAATCCGGGTCCGGTGCAGGAGGGGGTTGTCCATAACCGCCATACAGCTCGTTTCCGTGGTCGGGTCCCTTCTCATCCTCGCCGCCTACGCGGCGAACCTGCTCGGGGTGCTGTCGGCGAGCGGGGTGAAGTACTCGCTGCTCAACCTGATCGGCTCGGGCATCCTCTCCGCCATAGCGGTGATCGAAGACCAGTGGGGCTTTTTGCTCCTGGAGGGGGCCTGGACCCTGATCAGCGCGGGAGCGCTCGCGCGCCTGACCTTCCGCCGCATCCGCGGGGAGGACGGCTGAACCCATCCCGGACGTGTCACGGAGCGGACTGCTGGCTCGTCTTCTCGTGTGGAGGCACCTTCGGAGGAATACGAGGGAGGCTGGCATGAGGGTGTCGGCTTCGACGCGGGTGCAGTACGCCTGTACCATCACGAGCGGGAAGGGCAGCGTCCGGGCGGGAGGCCGCGGTGAAGGGTGACGAGACATCCGTCGCGAAGGGCTTCGAGGAGCATCGGCCCCTGCTGTTTTCCATCGCCTACCGGATGCTCGGCAGCGCGACGGACGCCGAGGACGTCCTGCAGGAGGCCTACCTGCGCTGGCGAGAGGCCTCGACCGGTGAGATTCGCTCCCCGCAGGCTTATCTCTCGACGGTGGTCACCCGGCTGTGCATCGACCACCTCAGGCGCCTCAAGGCGCGACGCGAGGACTACACCGGCCCCTGGCTGCCCGAGCCGATAGCGACCGAGGCGGACGCCGCCGGGGATGCGGAGCTCGCCGAGTCGCTCTCGATGGCGATGCTCGTCGTCCTGGAGACGCTCTCGCCGCTGGAGAGGGCGGTGTTCGTGCTGCGCGAGGCGTTCGGATTTCCCTACGCCGAGATCGCCGGGATGGTCGACCGCAGCGAGGCGGCGGTCAGGCAGCTCGCCCGCCGGGCGCGCGAGCACGTCCGCGCGCGCCGCCCCCGCTTCGAGGCGGACCCGGAGGCGCGGCTCCGGGCGACAGAGCGTTTTCTCGAGGCGGTGGCGGGTGGGGATCTGGAGGCCCTCATGGAGGTACTCGCCCCCGACGTGGTGCTGATCGCCGACGGGGGTGGGAAGGCCCGCGCCCCCAGACGCCCCCTCTACGGGGCGGGGAAGGTGGCCCGCTTCCTGCGCTCCATCTCCACGCGGGAGAAGATGGCCCTCTTCCTGCGCTCGGTCTCCGGGGAGCCTGCCTCCGGGGTCGAGGTCGGGATCGCGTGGATCAACGGAGCCCCGGGAGTCGTCGCGACCTCGGGAGGACGGACGGTCTCGGCCGTGGTCCTCGACGTGTCGGGCGGCAGGATCCGGACCATCCACCTGGTGGCGAATCCGGACAAGCTGGCCCGCGTGCGCGGGACCTGAAGATCCCTCCCCATGTCACGCCCGCGCGGGGCTGTGCGTCTCTGGAGATGTAGAGGTTCGAGATCCACGCAAGGAGCGTACGTAGACATGGAAAAGAGAACCGATCGGACAGACGTCGTGGTGGTCGGCGGAGGCATGGCGGGCCTTGCCGCCGCCTGCTATCTGGCACGAGAAGGGGTGGGGGTGACGCTTGTCGAGAAGGCCTCCGCGCCGGGAGGTCGGGCCGCCACCCGGAGCTTCGACGGCTTCTATTTGAACCGCGGCATACACGCCATCTACACCGGCGGGGCGGCCTCCCGGGTCCTGGCGGAGCTCGGCGTCACCTACGCCTACGGCACTCCGCCCAAAGAGACCTTTGTGCGGCGGGAGGGGGTACTGCACACATTCCCCGCCGACCCTCTGGGGATCTTGCGTACCAGCCTCTTCGGCGCGAGAGACAGGGTGGACCTCGTCCGCTTCTTCGCAACGCTCTCCCTGGCCAGGCCGGGTGAGGCGGCGCACGTGAGCGTGCAGGAGTGGCTCGACCGCCGCGTTCGCCGCCCGCGGGTGCGCCGGCTGTTGGAGGGGCTCGCCCGCACGCTGGTCTACAGCAGCGCGCTGGACCTCGTGAGCGCCGAGGTTTTCGTTGACAGGCTCCGGCGCTCGCTCAGGCACCCCGTGCACTACGTCGAGGGTGGCTGGCAGACCCTGGTGGACGGGCTGCGGGAGGTCGCTGAGAGGAACGGGGCGTGCATCCTGGTCGGCACCCGTGCCCTGGGCGTCGAGCACCACGAGGGGCTCGTGCGCGGCGTGCGCCTGAAGGACGGGAGCCTCATCCCCGCCTCCGCCGTCATCGTCGCCACCAGGCCCCACGACGCCCTCGGGCTGGTAGACGGAGACACTAATCCAGCCCTGCGCCGAATCGTGGATGGTTTGCTTCCGGGCCGGCTCGCCTGCCTCGACGTCGCCCTGAGCCGCCTGCCCTCCTCCCGCTACACGGTGGTCCAGGACCTCGACCGTCCGCAGTTCATGAGCGTCCAGTCGGCCTACGCACAGCTCGCCCCCGAGGGAGGGGCCGTGATCCACGCTTTCAAGCAGCTCGATCCAAGGGGCCTCGACGACCCGCGCCAGGACGAGCGTGATCTCGAAGGTCTTCTCGACGCGGCGCAACCCGGATGGCGCGAGGTGCTCGTGAGGCGCCAGTACCTGCCGCGCATAGAGGCCGTGGGCGCGCTCCCCACCGCCGCCCGGGGCGGCTTCGCCGGCAGGCCGGGAACGGAAGTGCCGGGCTTCACCAACCTCTACCTGGCCGGCGACTGGGTGGGCCCGGAGGGCTTTCTGCTGGACGCCAGCATGGCCAGCGCCCGCCGGGCGGCGGAGCTGGTGCTCCGGAGGGCACCGTCTTCCGGAAAGTCGACCGCAGGCTCCCGGGTTTCGGGGTGATCTGGAAGAGGTTACACCGCGGTAGGAGGGCCGGCTGGTACAGGAACATCGAGGTACGCCCGGCGCTCGAGGTGAGTACCGGACGGGAGCGCTACGCGCCGGAGCACCGGGTTCTCTCCGCCGAGGAAGGGTACGTTGGCTCTCACGGAATACACCGTCCGTCATCCGCTGGCGGCGAGGGTGCTGGCCGCAGCGCTCGGCTCTCGGGCGATCCACCCGGTCAAGGCGCGACGAAGGCTCGCCCGCTCTGCGACGCTGGTCGCCTTCCGGCCTCAGGACCGATAAGGAGACTGGGGTGGGCGGCATGGAGCCCCGATGTCACAGGAGCCGGGGTAATCTCGTCTTCAGGCTGAGAGTTGATACTGGAGTCAGGGAGGTGACGGTCGTGCGGGTGTTCGTGGCAGGCGGGAGCGGGGTCATCGGAAGGCGGCTGGTTGAGCAGCTCGTGGTCCGGGGCCACCAGGTGACGGCCACGACGACGGATCCGGACAAGTTGGCCCTGCTGGAGCGGCTGGGCGCGGAGGCGGTCGTGATGGATGGGCTGGATGCGGCGTCGGTGGGCGAGGCGGTGGCCACGGCCCGTCCGGATGCAATCGTGCACCAGATGACCTCGATCTCCGCCAGGCCCGATATGAAGCACTTCGACCGCTGGTTCGCCACCACCAACCGGCTGCGCACCGCAGGGACCGACCACCTGCTGGCCGCGGCCGAGGCGACCGGCGTATCCAGCTTCGTCGCGCAGAGCTACGCCGGCTGGAACGGCATCCGCGAGGGTGGATGGGTCAAGACCGAGGAGGACCCGCTGGAGCTGATGAAGGGGACGGCGGCGCAGGCGGGGATGGAGGCGATCCGCTACCTCGAGGACGCGGTCGTCGAGGCCGGTGGCGCGGTCCTGCGGTACGGCTGGCTCTACGGGCCGGGCGCCAGCGACACCCTGGTCGAGGCCGTGCGCAGGCGGCAGTTCCCGCTCATCGGGGGCGGCACCGGCTACAACTCTTGGGTGCATCTCGACGACGCGGCGAGCGCCACCGTCCTGGCCGTGGAGCAGCAGGCGAAGGGGGTGTTCAACGTCGTGGACGACGAGCCCGCTCCGGCCAGCGAGTGGCTGCCCTATCTGGCGGCGTGCGCGGGCGCGAAGCCGCCGCTTCGGATCCCCGGATGGCTGGCCCGCCCGCTGGCCGGTGAGGTGGCGGTGACGATAATGACCGAGGGGCGCGGCTTCTCCAACGCCAGGGTCAGACGGGAGCTCGGCTGGGAGCCGCGTTACCCCTCGTGGCGGCAGGGCTTCAGGGAGGGGTTGGCGTGAGTCGGCCGGGGGGTTCGAGCGGGATCCTGGAGCGGATGTGCGACGCCGTCCCGGCTGGGGCGGGGATCGAAGACGTGGCCGCCGGGCTCGCGGACCTCGTCCGCCGCGAGAGTGGGCGCCGGTGGGTCGGCGTCTACCGCGTCGGCGGCGGCGAGGTGGTGAACCTCGCCTGGAGCGGCCCCGCCGCACCCGCGCACCCGAGTTTCCCGAGCGGCCAGGGGCTCACCGGCGCCGCCCTCGCCTCGCGCGACACCGTCTGCTCGAACGACGCTGCAGCCGACCCGCGCTGCCTGACCAACCAGCCGACGACGGGCTCCGGGCTCGTCGTCCCCGTGATCATTGCCGGCGAGGTAGTCGGGACGCTGGATGTCGAGGATCCGCAGACCAGCGCCTTCGGCGCTACGGATGAGGCGTTCTTCGAGGAGATCGCCACGGCCCTGAGCCCGCTCTATCGCCGCGCCGGGTCGGAAGCCGGGCGATGAGGATCGCGGTGGCCGGTGGGACGGGCCTGGTCGGGCGCCACGTGGTGGAGCACGCCGGGCGGCGGGGCCACGAGGTCGTCGTGCTGAGCCGCTCCCGCGGCGTCGACGTCTGCACCGGAGAGGGGCTCGCGAGCGCGCTGGAGGACGTCGAGGCCGTCGTCGACGTCACGAACGCCGGCACCACCGGGGAGCGTGCGGCGACCGCCTTCTTCACCGCAGTGGCAGCCAACCTTCAGCGCATCGGCGCTGAGAGTGGGGTTCGACACATCGTCACCCTCTCGATCGTGGGCATCGACCGGGTCCGGACCGACTACTACGCGGCGAAGCTCGCCCACGAGCGGGTGGCCACAGAAGGGCCTGTTCCGAGTACGATCCTCCGCGCGACCCAGTTCCACGAGTTCGCGGGGCAGATGATCTCACGGACGCGCGAGGGCTCGCACGCCTGGGTGCCCGACCTGCGCGTGCAGACTGTCGCCGCCCGCACGGTCGCCCGCGTCCTCGTCGAGCACGCGGAGGGCGCTCCGGCCGGCCGCGCTGCTGACCTTGCAGGTCCGGAGCAGGCGGATCTCGTCACGCTCGCCCGCAGGCTCGTCGAGCGCCGGGGCGAGGCGATCGAGATCCACCCGGCCGGGAGCACCACCGGTGCGCCCCCGGGAGCGCTCCTGCCCGGAGACGGCGCACGCATCGAGGGGCCGACGTTCGAGGAGTGGCTCGAGAGCGAGGACGCGGCGGCGCTGCCGCTCTGATCCACATCCGCCCCTGCGTCTGGCAGGTGCGACGGTCGCCTCACCCGGTCGATGTGGTGCTCAGGATTGGTTTAGAGCCGCTCGATGACGGTCGCGGTGGACATGCCGTGCCCGATGCACATCACCTGCAGACCGAGCTGCCCGTCGGTGGCCTCGAGCCCGTAGAGCAGCTTCGCCAGGAGCCCGCCGCCGGTCGCGCCGAGCGGGTGGCCGTGGGCGATCGCGCCGCCCCACGGGTTGACCTTCTCCATGTCCGGCTCGAGCTCGGCGGCCCAGGCGAGTACCACGGTGGCGAAGGCCTCGTTTATCTCGATCCAGTCGAGGTCTAGGATCGAGATACCGGCCTTCTTGAGCGCGAGCCGCGTCGCCGGGATGACCCCGGTGAGTTGCATGGTGGGATCGCTCCCGACCGCGACCCGCGCCAGGAAGCGCGCCCGGGGCTTGAGCTCCGCCGCCTCAGCGGTCTCGCGGGCGGCGACGAGCACGGCGGAGGCTCCGTCGGAGATCTGGGAGGAGTTCCCCGCCGTGACGATCCCGTCCTCGCGGAAGACCGGCGCAAGCTGCGCCATCTTCTGCGGGTCCACGCTGTGGCGGACGCCCTCGTCGGCGGTGAGCTCGACCTCGTTCCCCTCCGCATCGAGGCCTCTGGTGGGCAGGATCTCGGGATGCTCGCCCCTCGCTGCGGCCCGCCGGTGGCTCTCGGCGGACAAAGAGTCGGCGTCGTTGCGGGTTATGCCCCACGCCTCCGCGATCCTCTCTGCGCTCTCGCCCTGGTGGACGAGTTCCTTCCTGGACAGAAGTTCCGGGTCGAGCTTCTCGAAGCCGCCGCCGATGTCGCTGAACATCGGGACGCGGGTCATGCTCTCGACGCCGCAGGCGACGACGAAGCGGGCGTCACCGGCGGCGATGGCCTGGGCGGCGAAGTGGACGGCCTGCTGGCTCGAGCCGCACATGCGGTTGAGGGTCACGGCGGGTACCTCGTCCGGAAGTCCGGCGAGCATCACCGCGAGACGGCCCACGTTCGCTCCCTGCTCGCCGGCCTGGGTGACGCAGCCGCAGATCACGTCGTCGATCTCCTCCGGCGCGAGCCCGGAGCGCCTGACGAGGCCTCTCAGGGCGTGGGCCAGGAGCGAGGTGGGCCTCGTCTCCCGTAAGGTCCCGTCGCGCCTTCCGAACGGGGTGCGTACCGCCTCGACTATCACCGGCTCTGGCATTCTCATCCCTCCACCGTGGTGAGCGTAAGGCTGCTCGGGTGATCGGGGTCGTGGAAGATCCTCTGGTGGGCCACCTCGGTGCGCGAGGAGCGGGCGCCGCTCTCGCCGGTGTTCAGGTTGCGGTCCCAGCGCGGGAAGCTGCTGGAGGTCACCTCGAGCCGGATCCTGTGCCCGGCCCGGAAGGTGTTGCCGGTCGCCCAGAGGTCTATCCTGTACTCGTAGACCTCGCCGGGTTTTATGGGCGAGGGGGCGGTGGGGGAGATCACACCCGGCTCCGGGTAGCTCTCGCGGGCGCTCGCCCGGATGATGCCGTCGGCTATCCCGATCGCACGCCCGTCGGGGTGCACGTCCACCAGCCGGGCGACGAAGTCGGTGTCCGGGGCCGAGGAGGCGGCGAAGAGCCTCACCCAGACCGGCCCGAGCACGGTGTAATCGTGCTCCAGCGGCCGGCTCGTGTAGCACAGGACGTCCGGGCGCTCCTCGTTGGGGGACTGGTCGCGGGCCCCGGCCCGGTAGATCTGGGGCATGAGTATGCTCCCGCCGAGGGTGGGGACCGGGTCTTTGGGGTCGTAGTCGTAGGCGTCGGGCTCCCCGGAGGGCGCCTCCCGGGTGAGCGAGCCGCCGCCCGAGAGGTGCCAGACCTCCTCACGCGCCCCTGGCGGGGGCCACTCCTCGTAGCCGCGCCAGCGGTTCTCGCCCATCACGAAGACCTCGACCGGCGGGCGGTCGGCGAGAGCTTCTTCCCTGCCTTTCAGCGTCGCGTCGAAGAAGCGCAGGTGGTAGTCGGCGAGGTCCCCCCGGTAGTTGAGAAGGATACCCGAGCTCCCGATGCCGAAGTCCAGCTCCCCGAGTGTGCTCCCGAAGTTGCCGTGCGTCCAGGGACCGACGAGCAGGCGCGGCGGCGCCGTGCCGCGCCGCTCCGCCACCTCCTTCATCGCCGCGTACTGGCGCAGAGTCTCGCCGAGGAAGATGTCGTACCAGCCGCCGATGTGCAGCGTGACCGCCGAGACGTTACCGTACCTGCCGTCGATGTTCAGCTGCTCCCACCACCCGTCGTCCACGCCACGCTCGAAGCCCTCCCGGACGAACGGGGTGAGGCCGTCCGGGTCCGGCAGCTTCGTGAGCGGCAGCACGTCGTATCCGCCGCCGGCCTGGAGGGTGTCTATCGCGGCGACGAGCTCCGGGAGCTTACGCCCGAGCTGCTGCGGGTCGTCGCGGTAGCGCCGGAAGAGGATGTCCGGGGCTATGGTCGTGACGGCCCAGGAGTAGATGGTCCCGAGCTCGTAGGCCCCGCCGCGCATCTGGGCGCCGTTGAGGTGGTTCCCCCAGGTGATACCGGGGACCATGCTCAGGAGGGAGGGCGGCTTCGTCACCGCGGCCTGCCACTGGGTCTTGCCGTAGTAGGAGAGCCCGAACATCCCGACCCGGCCGTCTGCGCCCGGGAGCCGCGCGGCCCACTCGACGGTGTCGTGGCCGTCCTCGTACTCGCTGGCGAAAGGCTCGAATTCCCCGCCGGAGGCGAAGCGCCCCCGCACGTCCTGCACGACGACGATGTAGCCGCTCCCGTCGGCGCGTACCGGGTCGAGGAAGGTGGTGTAGGAGGGGATGTCCTTCCCGTAGGGCAGACGGGTCAGGAGGACCGGGTAGGGCCCGCCTTCGGCCGGACGGTAGACGTTTGAGAAGAGCGTCGTCCCGTCGCGCATCGTGGCCGGGACGTTCTTCTGAACGACGACTTCCCGGGTCTGCGGTGGCATGGATCCCCTCCTTCTCAAGGAGCGCGCGGCTCCGTTCTTCCTCGGGGATATCTTACGCCCGGATGGAGCGTTTTCTACTGGCTCTTCGCCACCGAGTAGTCCTTGAACTGCTCGCGCAGCGCCATCTTCAGGAACTTGCCGGTCGCCGTGTGCGGTATCGCCTCGACGAACTCCACCGCGTCCGGGAGCTGCCACTTCGGGAAATGCGGTGCGATGTG
Proteins encoded:
- a CDS encoding cobalamin B12-binding domain-containing protein; its protein translation is MERTIRVVVAKVGLDGHDRGAKIIARALRDAGMEVIYTGLHQTPEQVVETAIQEDVDAIGISILSGAHMTLVPRVVELLREQGADDILVFCGGTIPKDDIPRLKELGVGEVFTPGTPTSKAVEYVRRAVPARD
- a CDS encoding thiolase family protein, with the translated sequence MPEPVIVEAVRTPFGRRDGTLRETRPTSLLAHALRGLVRRSGLAPEEIDDVICGCVTQAGEQGANVGRLAVMLAGLPDEVPAVTLNRMCGSSQQAVHFAAQAIAAGDARFVVACGVESMTRVPMFSDIGGGFEKLDPELLSRKELVHQGESAERIAEAWGITRNDADSLSAESHRRAAARGEHPEILPTRGLDAEGNEVELTADEGVRHSVDPQKMAQLAPVFREDGIVTAGNSSQISDGASAVLVAARETAEAAELKPRARFLARVAVGSDPTMQLTGVIPATRLALKKAGISILDLDWIEINEAFATVVLAWAAELEPDMEKVNPWGGAIAHGHPLGATGGGLLAKLLYGLEATDGQLGLQVMCIGHGMSTATVIERL
- a CDS encoding CBU_0592 family membrane protein, giving the protein MSITAIQLVSVVGSLLILAAYAANLLGVLSASGVKYSLLNLIGSGILSAIAVIEDQWGFLLLEGAWTLISAGALARLTFRRIRGEDG
- a CDS encoding NAD-dependent epimerase/dehydratase family protein translates to MRVFVAGGSGVIGRRLVEQLVVRGHQVTATTTDPDKLALLERLGAEAVVMDGLDAASVGEAVATARPDAIVHQMTSISARPDMKHFDRWFATTNRLRTAGTDHLLAAAEATGVSSFVAQSYAGWNGIREGGWVKTEEDPLELMKGTAAQAGMEAIRYLEDAVVEAGGAVLRYGWLYGPGASDTLVEAVRRRQFPLIGGGTGYNSWVHLDDAASATVLAVEQQAKGVFNVVDDEPAPASEWLPYLAACAGAKPPLRIPGWLARPLAGEVAVTIMTEGRGFSNARVRRELGWEPRYPSWRQGFREGLA
- a CDS encoding acyl-CoA thioesterase, with protein sequence MIKEVILRARYSETDAQGIVNNASYLSYFEVGRVEWLRSAGVSYREIERSGYGFVVVEAHVNYRRPAFFDDELTLRTGLSEVGRASMRFDYTLLRDGETLVTGYTRHGCIDLTTGRPVRVPKEIARLAALREDGAGARRRRERSGGSKG
- a CDS encoding RNA polymerase sigma-70 factor, giving the protein MKGDETSVAKGFEEHRPLLFSIAYRMLGSATDAEDVLQEAYLRWREASTGEIRSPQAYLSTVVTRLCIDHLRRLKARREDYTGPWLPEPIATEADAAGDAELAESLSMAMLVVLETLSPLERAVFVLREAFGFPYAEIAGMVDRSEAAVRQLARRAREHVRARRPRFEADPEARLRATERFLEAVAGGDLEALMEVLAPDVVLIADGGGKARAPRRPLYGAGKVARFLRSISTREKMALFLRSVSGEPASGVEVGIAWINGAPGVVATSGGRTVSAVVLDVSGGRIRTIHLVANPDKLARVRGT
- a CDS encoding SDR family oxidoreductase, translating into MRIAVAGGTGLVGRHVVEHAGRRGHEVVVLSRSRGVDVCTGEGLASALEDVEAVVDVTNAGTTGERAATAFFTAVAANLQRIGAESGVRHIVTLSIVGIDRVRTDYYAAKLAHERVATEGPVPSTILRATQFHEFAGQMISRTREGSHAWVPDLRVQTVAARTVARVLVEHAEGAPAGRAADLAGPEQADLVTLARRLVERRGEAIEIHPAGSTTGAPPGALLPGDGARIEGPTFEEWLESEDAAALPL
- a CDS encoding enoyl-CoA hydratase/isomerase family protein, producing MDYVRVEEEGGIAVLTVDRQDKLNALNPQVVEEIGQALLDLGNKEVRAIIVTGAGERAFVAGADIAAMSEMDPIEAKHFAETSNAAMALLDRSPIPTIAAVNGFALGGGCEIALACDIRVASENAVFGFPEVSLGIIPGMGGTQRLPRLIGPGLAKELILTGRRISAAGAKKIGLVNRVVPQGEALDAARSIASEIAGNGPLAVRHAKAAANKAQEVDLISGLDYESDQFALLFSTRDAKEGMKAFVEKREASFEGR
- a CDS encoding phytoene desaturase family protein, giving the protein MEKRTDRTDVVVVGGGMAGLAAACYLAREGVGVTLVEKASAPGGRAATRSFDGFYLNRGIHAIYTGGAASRVLAELGVTYAYGTPPKETFVRREGVLHTFPADPLGILRTSLFGARDRVDLVRFFATLSLARPGEAAHVSVQEWLDRRVRRPRVRRLLEGLARTLVYSSALDLVSAEVFVDRLRRSLRHPVHYVEGGWQTLVDGLREVAERNGACILVGTRALGVEHHEGLVRGVRLKDGSLIPASAVIVATRPHDALGLVDGDTNPALRRIVDGLLPGRLACLDVALSRLPSSRYTVVQDLDRPQFMSVQSAYAQLAPEGGAVIHAFKQLDPRGLDDPRQDERDLEGLLDAAQPGWREVLVRRQYLPRIEAVGALPTAARGGFAGRPGTEVPGFTNLYLAGDWVGPEGFLLDASMASARRAAELVLRRAPSSGKSTAGSRVSG
- a CDS encoding GAF domain-containing protein, encoding MSRPGGSSGILERMCDAVPAGAGIEDVAAGLADLVRRESGRRWVGVYRVGGGEVVNLAWSGPAAPAHPSFPSGQGLTGAALASRDTVCSNDAAADPRCLTNQPTTGSGLVVPVIIAGEVVGTLDVEDPQTSAFGATDEAFFEEIATALSPLYRRAGSEAGR
- a CDS encoding CocE/NonD family hydrolase, which translates into the protein MPPQTREVVVQKNVPATMRDGTTLFSNVYRPAEGGPYPVLLTRLPYGKDIPSYTTFLDPVRADGSGYIVVVQDVRGRFASGGEFEPFASEYEDGHDTVEWAARLPGADGRVGMFGLSYYGKTQWQAAVTKPPSLLSMVPGITWGNHLNGAQMRGGAYELGTIYSWAVTTIAPDILFRRYRDDPQQLGRKLPELVAAIDTLQAGGGYDVLPLTKLPDPDGLTPFVREGFERGVDDGWWEQLNIDGRYGNVSAVTLHIGGWYDIFLGETLRQYAAMKEVAERRGTAPPRLLVGPWTHGNFGSTLGELDFGIGSSGILLNYRGDLADYHLRFFDATLKGREEALADRPPVEVFVMGENRWRGYEEWPPPGAREEVWHLSGGGSLTREAPSGEPDAYDYDPKDPVPTLGGSILMPQIYRAGARDQSPNEERPDVLCYTSRPLEHDYTVLGPVWVRLFAASSAPDTDFVARLVDVHPDGRAIGIADGIIRASARESYPEPGVISPTAPSPIKPGEVYEYRIDLWATGNTFRAGHRIRLEVTSSSFPRWDRNLNTGESGARSSRTEVAHQRIFHDPDHPSSLTLTTVEG